A single genomic interval of Zunongwangia sp. HGR-M22 harbors:
- a CDS encoding glycoside hydrolase family 97 protein, translating to MRNFLVVVSIFLASALGMSQELSSPDDNFKMKFNLKDDGSPTYQLFYKGKEVIKPSKLGLELKDDKTSLVNSFEVTNTETSTFDETWKPVWGEQSEIRNQYNELAVTLNQPLEDRKMIIRFRLFNDGLGFRYEFPQQENLVYFVIKEEHTQFAMTGDHTAFWIPGDYDTQEYDYTKSKLTEIRDKFDGAVTSNASQTQFSKTGVQTALMMKTKEGLYINLHEAALKEYSLMSLNLDDKNLIFESWLTPDAQGNKGYIQAPAVSPWRTIMVSDDARDILASNITLNLNEPNKIDDTSWIKPIKYIGVWWEMITGKSSWNYTNELPSVKLGETDFSKVEPNKTHGANTKHVKEYIDFAAENGFDAVLVEGWNEGWEDWFGKSKDYVFDFVTPYPDFDVEEIQEYAESKGVEMMMHHETSSSVRNYERHLDTAYQFMKKYGYNSVKSGYVGDIIPRGEFHYGQWMVNHYLYAVKKAADYKIMVNAHEAARPTGLRRTWPNLIGNESARGTEYQAFGGSNPNHVTILPFTRLIGGPMDYTPGIFEMDISKLNPDNNSHLNATIANQLALYVTMYSPLQMAADLPENYKRFPDAFQFIKDVAVDWDKSLYLEAEPGDYITIARKAKGTGNWFVGNVNGNESRTSKIKLDFLENGKKYEAIIYADAKNAHYKTNPQAYKITKKTVTNRTTLKLTSAPGGGYAISIFEKE from the coding sequence ATGAGAAATTTTTTAGTAGTAGTAAGTATTTTTTTGGCCTCGGCGCTAGGGATGTCGCAAGAATTATCGTCGCCGGACGATAATTTTAAAATGAAATTTAATTTGAAGGATGATGGTTCTCCTACCTACCAACTTTTTTATAAAGGCAAGGAAGTTATAAAACCCAGCAAATTAGGTTTAGAACTTAAAGATGATAAAACATCATTAGTAAACTCTTTTGAAGTTACCAATACAGAAACGTCAACTTTTGATGAAACCTGGAAACCGGTTTGGGGTGAACAATCTGAAATTCGAAATCAGTATAACGAGTTGGCAGTGACGTTAAATCAGCCATTAGAAGATCGAAAAATGATTATTCGGTTCCGGTTATTTAACGATGGTTTAGGTTTTCGATATGAATTTCCTCAGCAAGAAAATTTAGTGTATTTTGTGATTAAAGAAGAGCATACACAATTTGCTATGACGGGCGATCATACCGCTTTTTGGATTCCCGGAGATTACGATACGCAGGAGTATGATTATACAAAATCCAAATTAACCGAAATACGCGATAAGTTTGATGGAGCAGTGACTTCTAATGCTTCGCAAACACAGTTTTCTAAAACCGGAGTACAAACTGCTTTAATGATGAAAACTAAAGAGGGTTTGTATATTAATTTACATGAAGCTGCTTTAAAAGAGTATTCGTTAATGAGTTTAAACTTAGATGATAAAAATTTAATTTTTGAATCTTGGTTAACTCCAGACGCACAAGGTAACAAAGGGTATATTCAAGCACCGGCAGTTTCGCCTTGGCGAACCATTATGGTGAGCGATGATGCACGAGATATTTTAGCATCTAATATTACCTTAAATTTAAACGAACCTAATAAAATTGATGATACTTCTTGGATAAAACCGATTAAATATATTGGTGTTTGGTGGGAAATGATTACCGGTAAAAGTAGTTGGAATTATACCAATGAGCTGCCATCGGTAAAATTAGGAGAAACCGATTTTTCTAAAGTAGAACCTAATAAAACTCATGGAGCGAATACTAAACACGTAAAAGAATATATAGATTTTGCTGCTGAAAATGGTTTTGATGCCGTTTTAGTTGAAGGATGGAATGAAGGTTGGGAAGATTGGTTTGGAAAATCGAAAGATTATGTATTCGATTTTGTAACCCCATACCCAGATTTTGATGTAGAAGAAATTCAAGAATACGCTGAATCGAAAGGTGTAGAAATGATGATGCATCATGAAACTTCGAGTTCGGTAAGAAACTACGAACGTCATTTAGATACAGCATACCAGTTTATGAAAAAATATGGATACAATTCGGTTAAAAGCGGTTATGTAGGCGATATTATCCCACGTGGAGAATTCCATTACGGTCAGTGGATGGTTAATCACTATTTGTATGCGGTTAAAAAAGCAGCTGATTATAAAATTATGGTAAATGCCCACGAAGCTGCTCGACCTACCGGATTACGTAGAACCTGGCCAAATTTAATAGGAAACGAGTCGGCTAGGGGAACCGAATATCAAGCTTTTGGTGGTTCTAATCCTAATCACGTTACTATTTTACCATTCACACGTTTAATTGGCGGTCCTATGGATTATACACCGGGTATTTTTGAAATGGATATTAGTAAATTAAATCCTGATAACAATTCTCATTTAAATGCTACCATTGCCAATCAATTAGCCTTGTATGTAACCATGTACAGTCCGTTACAAATGGCTGCTGATCTTCCTGAAAATTATAAACGTTTTCCAGATGCTTTCCAGTTTATAAAGGATGTTGCGGTAGATTGGGATAAGAGTTTGTATTTAGAAGCTGAACCGGGTGATTATATTACGATTGCTAGGAAAGCAAAAGGAACCGGAAATTGGTTTGTAGGAAATGTGAATGGAAATGAATCAAGAACTTCAAAAATCAAACTTGATTTCTTAGAAAATGGTAAAAAATATGAAGCCATTATTTATGCCGATGCTAAGAATGCGCATTATAAAACCAATCCACAAGCCTACAAAATCACTAAAAAAACAGTGACCAACCGAACTACTTTAAAACTGACTTCTGCACCGGGCGGAGGTTATGCCATAAGTATTTTCGAGAAAGAATAG
- a CDS encoding glycoside hydrolase family 13 protein — MKKNISLSLVALLLLFSGVIQAQIDKMEPPFWWSDMKLQELQIMFYGKNIGTYEVTSEDEVVINTIRKTENLNYVFVTINSGDIAAGDYEFTFSKKGKKTITKTFELKQRAEGSALREGFDASDAIYLIMPDRFANGNPENDSSVQMQEKADRSKQGGRHGGDIQGIIDHLDYLDDLGVTALWSTPLLADDDAGYSYHTYAQSDVYKIDPRYGTNADYKRLADELHQKDMKLIMDYVTNHWGSEHWMIKDLPTYDWIHQFPGYENSNYRITTQYDPHKSERDFTYCVDGWFTGTMPDLNQSNPLVLNYLIQNAIWWIEYSGLDGFRVDTYSYNDKKGIAKWTKAIMDEYPYFNIVGEVWMHDQAQISYWQKDSPIGAIQDYNSNLPSVMDFTLHDAMTSMFNEPDASWDRGMIKAYENFVNDFLYADTDNLMVFMGNHDTGRFNEISEGNFQKYKMAITMIATVRGTPQLYYGDEIGMRGDKAKGDGAIRQDFPGGWEGDEQSAFTAEGRTEIQNRYFDFTSKLLNFRKENEVLQFGKMLQFLPEKNVYIYFRYNDENSVMVIINNSAEDQILDLKNYAEGIQDSTSGKEIISGENIQLNETLRIKAQDAMLIQLQ, encoded by the coding sequence ATGAAAAAAAATATAAGCCTTAGTCTTGTTGCACTCTTGCTATTATTTTCAGGAGTAATACAAGCGCAAATCGATAAAATGGAACCACCTTTTTGGTGGAGCGATATGAAGCTGCAAGAACTTCAGATCATGTTCTACGGAAAAAATATCGGTACGTACGAAGTTACTTCAGAAGATGAAGTAGTCATCAATACTATTCGCAAAACCGAAAATTTAAATTATGTGTTTGTAACCATCAATTCAGGCGATATTGCTGCTGGAGATTACGAATTTACCTTCAGTAAAAAAGGAAAAAAAACCATCACAAAAACTTTTGAATTAAAACAACGAGCCGAAGGTTCAGCTTTGCGAGAAGGTTTTGATGCCAGCGATGCGATTTATTTAATTATGCCCGATCGTTTTGCTAATGGAAATCCAGAAAATGATTCTTCAGTACAAATGCAGGAAAAAGCCGATCGTTCTAAGCAAGGTGGGCGCCATGGTGGCGATATTCAGGGTATTATCGATCATTTAGATTATTTAGATGATCTTGGTGTTACAGCACTTTGGAGTACGCCTTTATTAGCTGACGATGATGCCGGATATTCATATCACACTTACGCGCAAAGCGATGTTTATAAAATCGATCCTCGTTACGGAACCAATGCAGATTATAAACGCTTAGCTGATGAACTTCATCAAAAAGATATGAAGTTAATTATGGATTATGTAACCAACCACTGGGGCAGCGAGCATTGGATGATTAAAGATTTGCCAACTTACGATTGGATACATCAATTTCCGGGTTACGAAAACTCAAATTATAGAATCACCACACAATACGATCCGCATAAGTCGGAACGTGATTTTACCTATTGTGTGGATGGTTGGTTTACCGGTACAATGCCAGATTTGAATCAGAGTAATCCGTTAGTGTTAAATTATTTGATTCAGAATGCAATCTGGTGGATCGAATATTCAGGATTAGACGGTTTTCGGGTAGATACCTATTCGTATAATGATAAAAAAGGTATTGCAAAATGGACAAAAGCGATTATGGATGAATATCCATATTTTAATATTGTTGGAGAAGTTTGGATGCACGATCAGGCGCAAATTAGTTACTGGCAAAAAGATAGCCCGATTGGTGCGATTCAGGATTACAATTCTAATTTACCATCGGTAATGGATTTTACCTTGCATGATGCGATGACGTCGATGTTTAATGAACCAGACGCCAGCTGGGATCGGGGAATGATAAAGGCTTACGAGAATTTTGTAAACGACTTTTTATATGCTGATACCGATAATTTAATGGTTTTTATGGGGAATCACGATACCGGTAGATTTAATGAAATTTCTGAGGGTAATTTCCAGAAATACAAAATGGCGATAACAATGATTGCTACCGTAAGAGGGACGCCGCAATTGTATTATGGAGATGAAATAGGAATGCGTGGCGATAAAGCTAAAGGTGATGGTGCGATTCGACAAGATTTTCCCGGTGGTTGGGAAGGCGATGAGCAATCTGCTTTTACTGCGGAAGGAAGAACAGAAATTCAAAATCGATATTTTGACTTCACTTCAAAATTGTTGAATTTCAGAAAAGAAAATGAAGTGCTGCAATTTGGAAAGATGCTTCAGTTCTTACCTGAAAAAAATGTCTACATATATTTCAGATATAATGATGAAAACAGTGTAATGGTGATAATCAATAACAGTGCTGAAGACCAGATTTTAGATCTTAAAAACTATGCTGAAGGAATCCAAGATTCGACATCTGGGAAGGAAATTATTTCCGGAGAAAACATTCAGCTAAATGAAACTTTACGCATTAAGGCTCAGGACGCCATGTTAATTCAATTACAATAA
- the pfkA gene encoding 6-phosphofructokinase, translating to MANKIKKIGVLTSGGDAPGMNAAIRAVVRACSFYKIDCVGVYRGYQGLMEGDFEELNARSVRNVINKGGTFLKSARSMEFKTKEGRKRAYEQLTKNNIDALVVIGGDGTFTGGIYFSQEFDLPIVGIPATIDNDISGTDFTLGYDTALNTVVEAIDKIRDTASSHNRLFFIEVMGRDAGDIALNSGIGAGAEEILIPEEDEGLERMLESLRKSKMSGKLSSIIVVAEGEKSGKNIFQLAEHVEEQLEGYDIRVSVLGHIQRGGRPSCFDRVLASKLGVGAVEALIDGDSKVMIGLSHQKVVRVPLTTAINGEAKYDKELRRVADITSV from the coding sequence ATGGCAAATAAAATAAAAAAAATTGGTGTCTTAACATCTGGAGGTGATGCTCCCGGAATGAACGCCGCAATACGAGCGGTCGTTAGAGCTTGTTCTTTTTATAAAATTGACTGCGTTGGAGTTTATCGTGGCTATCAGGGCTTAATGGAAGGAGACTTCGAAGAGCTGAATGCCAGGTCTGTACGTAACGTCATAAATAAAGGTGGTACTTTCCTTAAATCTGCCCGCTCTATGGAATTTAAAACCAAAGAGGGTAGAAAACGAGCTTACGAGCAATTAACAAAAAATAACATTGACGCTTTGGTTGTTATAGGCGGAGATGGTACTTTTACTGGTGGAATATATTTTAGCCAGGAATTTGATCTTCCAATAGTAGGTATTCCGGCCACAATTGATAATGATATAAGTGGTACAGATTTTACTTTAGGTTACGATACAGCTTTAAATACTGTTGTTGAAGCTATAGATAAAATTAGAGATACAGCAAGTTCTCATAATAGATTATTCTTTATCGAAGTTATGGGAAGAGACGCCGGCGATATTGCACTAAATAGTGGAATTGGAGCAGGAGCAGAGGAAATTCTAATTCCTGAAGAAGATGAAGGCTTGGAGCGAATGCTCGAATCGCTTAGAAAAAGTAAAATGTCCGGCAAACTTTCTAGTATTATCGTTGTCGCTGAAGGTGAAAAGAGTGGAAAAAATATTTTTCAGCTCGCAGAACATGTAGAAGAGCAGCTAGAGGGTTACGACATAAGAGTATCTGTTTTAGGACATATTCAGCGAGGTGGTAGGCCAAGTTGTTTTGATCGTGTTCTGGCAAGTAAATTAGGAGTAGGAGCTGTAGAAGCTTTAATAGACGGCGACTCTAAGGTAATGATTGGTTTAAGCCATCAAAAAGTTGTTCGCGTTCCACTTACCACCGCTATCAACGGTGAAGCAAAATATGATAAAGAATTAAGGAGGGTGGCAGACATCACTTCAGTTTAA
- the gap gene encoding type I glyceraldehyde-3-phosphate dehydrogenase, whose amino-acid sequence MSTKIGINGFGRIGRIAFRIAAQSEKVEVVAINDLLDVDHLAYLLKYDSVHGKFKGSVEVKDGSLIVDGKTIRVTSEKNPADLKWKDAGVEVVLDCTGIFTDLDNAKAHLEAGARKVVISAPSKTAPMFVMGVNHNEVTADQDIVSNASCTTNCLAPLAKVIDDEFGLVEGLMTTVHASTSTQFTVDSPSKKNFRLGRSAMANIIPSSTGAAVAVTKVIPSLKGKLTGMAFRVPTTDVSVVDLTVKTEKATSYEEIKAAFKKAADGDYKGVISYTDEAVVSQDYVSDAHTCNFDAEAGIALNDNFFKLIAWYDNEYGYSSKLIDLAAHVASL is encoded by the coding sequence ATGAGTACAAAAATTGGAATTAACGGTTTTGGCCGTATAGGGCGTATTGCTTTTAGAATAGCAGCTCAAAGTGAGAAAGTAGAAGTAGTAGCTATCAACGATTTATTAGATGTAGATCATTTGGCTTATCTTTTAAAATATGATTCTGTACACGGTAAATTTAAAGGCTCTGTTGAAGTTAAAGACGGAAGTCTTATCGTAGACGGAAAAACAATTAGAGTAACTTCTGAAAAAAATCCAGCAGACCTTAAGTGGAAAGATGCAGGAGTAGAAGTTGTTTTAGACTGTACTGGTATCTTTACAGATTTAGATAACGCAAAAGCTCACCTTGAAGCAGGCGCTAGAAAAGTTGTAATTTCTGCACCTTCTAAAACTGCTCCAATGTTTGTAATGGGAGTAAATCACAACGAAGTTACTGCAGATCAGGATATCGTATCTAACGCTTCTTGTACTACTAACTGTCTTGCACCACTTGCAAAAGTGATTGATGATGAGTTTGGTTTAGTAGAAGGATTAATGACAACTGTACACGCATCTACTTCAACTCAATTTACTGTAGATTCTCCATCTAAGAAAAACTTTAGATTAGGCCGTAGTGCTATGGCTAACATTATCCCTAGTTCTACTGGTGCTGCTGTTGCTGTAACTAAAGTAATTCCTTCGCTTAAAGGAAAACTTACCGGGATGGCTTTTAGAGTTCCAACTACAGATGTTTCTGTTGTGGATCTTACAGTGAAAACTGAAAAAGCTACTTCTTACGAAGAAATTAAAGCAGCTTTCAAAAAAGCAGCTGATGGAGATTACAAAGGTGTGATTTCTTATACAGATGAGGCTGTAGTAAGCCAGGATTATGTATCAGATGCTCATACGTGTAACTTTGATGCTGAAGCTGGTATCGCACTTAATGATAACTTCTTCAAGTTAATCGCATGGTACGATAATGAGTATGGATACTCTTCAAAACTTATCGATTTAGCTGCTCACGTAGCTTCTCTATAA
- a CDS encoding N-acetylglucosamine kinase: MILIADGGSTKCDWILMDASGEKIFKTRTKGLNPAVFPEIVLEQRIEENADLREVKDKVQRVHFFGAGCGTAKPSALLAGIIGNFFTNADDVMVKEDMVAAVYAATTEPGIVCILGTGSNSCYFDGENIHQSVASLGYILMDEASGNYFGKRLIRDYYYKRMPPELAVKFEEKFDLTSDEIKKNIYQKDNPNTYLASFAEFIFANERNGYFYKLVHEGLTDFIHSRVLCYPECRTTPVHFIGTIAYFSEDIIKAVLQPYGIEVGNIVRRPIDALVEHYRKNVLTA; encoded by the coding sequence ATGATACTAATAGCAGATGGTGGCTCTACAAAGTGCGACTGGATTTTGATGGACGCTTCCGGAGAAAAGATATTTAAAACCAGAACTAAAGGATTAAATCCGGCTGTATTTCCAGAAATAGTATTAGAACAACGTATAGAAGAAAATGCAGACCTAAGGGAAGTAAAAGACAAAGTACAACGAGTTCACTTTTTTGGTGCTGGATGTGGTACTGCAAAGCCAAGTGCGCTATTAGCAGGAATTATTGGTAATTTCTTTACCAATGCAGATGATGTAATGGTAAAAGAAGATATGGTCGCTGCTGTTTACGCTGCTACTACAGAACCTGGTATCGTTTGTATTCTAGGAACGGGATCTAACTCTTGTTATTTTGATGGAGAGAATATTCATCAATCTGTGGCGTCTTTAGGATACATTTTGATGGATGAAGCTAGTGGTAACTACTTCGGAAAAAGATTGATCCGTGACTATTACTATAAAAGAATGCCCCCTGAATTGGCGGTTAAATTTGAAGAAAAATTTGACTTAACCAGTGATGAAATTAAGAAAAATATCTACCAGAAGGACAATCCAAATACTTATTTGGCCTCTTTTGCAGAATTCATTTTTGCTAATGAAAGAAATGGATATTTTTACAAACTAGTACACGAAGGATTAACCGATTTTATACATTCTAGAGTTCTTTGTTATCCAGAATGTCGTACAACACCGGTACATTTTATTGGTACTATCGCTTATTTTAGCGAGGATATTATTAAAGCCGTGCTTCAACCTTACGGTATAGAAGTGGGGAATATCGTTAGACGTCCTATCGATGCTTTAGTAGAACATTATCGTAAAAATGTGTTAACTGCTTAA
- a CDS encoding YifB family Mg chelatase-like AAA ATPase: MLVKVYGSAVFGVEATTVAVEVNIDKGIGYHLVGLPDNAVKESSFRIAAALQNNGFKFPGKKIIVNMAPADLRKEGSAYDLTFAIGILAASGQIKAENISEYIIMGELSLDGSLQPIKGALPIAIKAKQEGFKNFILPQQNAKEAAIVSDIKVFGVNNIKEVCDHFDKATELPETTINTREEFYNHLDHPEHDFADVKGQESIKRCMEIAAAGGHNIILIGPPGAGKTMLAKRLPSILPPMTLHEALETTKIHSVVGKIKDHGLMAQRPFRSPHHTISDVALVGGGAYPQPGEISLSHNGVLFLDELPEFKRSVLEVMRQPLEDREVTISRARFTVTYPSSFMLVASMNPSPGGYFNDPDAPVTSSPAEMQRYLSKISGPLLDRIDIHIEVTPVPFDKLSEERKGENSIDIRKRVTKARELQTQRFLEYENIHYNSQMGTKQISRFCRLDSASKDLLKSAMERLNLSARAYDRILKVSRTIADLEASEEIKAMHISEAIQYRSLDREGWLG, encoded by the coding sequence ATGCTGGTAAAAGTTTATGGTAGTGCTGTTTTTGGAGTAGAAGCAACAACTGTTGCAGTTGAAGTAAATATAGACAAAGGCATAGGCTACCATTTAGTAGGATTGCCAGATAATGCTGTGAAGGAAAGCAGTTTTAGAATTGCCGCAGCATTACAAAATAACGGATTTAAATTTCCGGGAAAAAAGATTATAGTGAATATGGCTCCGGCCGATCTTCGAAAAGAAGGATCGGCTTACGATCTTACTTTTGCTATCGGTATTTTGGCAGCTTCTGGTCAAATTAAAGCCGAAAATATTTCAGAATACATAATAATGGGAGAATTATCCCTTGATGGAAGTTTACAACCCATCAAGGGAGCACTTCCTATTGCCATAAAGGCAAAACAAGAAGGTTTTAAAAACTTTATCTTACCGCAGCAAAATGCCAAGGAAGCGGCGATAGTTTCAGATATTAAAGTCTTTGGCGTCAATAATATTAAAGAAGTTTGCGATCACTTTGATAAAGCTACAGAATTACCTGAAACCACAATCAACACTCGAGAAGAGTTCTATAATCACTTAGATCATCCCGAGCATGATTTTGCCGATGTAAAAGGACAGGAATCTATCAAACGATGTATGGAAATTGCCGCAGCCGGAGGGCACAATATCATTTTAATTGGCCCACCGGGAGCCGGTAAAACCATGCTTGCTAAAAGATTACCAAGCATTTTACCACCTATGACTTTACATGAAGCATTAGAAACGACTAAAATCCATAGTGTTGTCGGTAAAATAAAAGATCATGGTTTAATGGCGCAGCGACCTTTTAGAAGTCCACATCATACAATTTCAGATGTCGCACTTGTTGGAGGTGGCGCTTATCCGCAGCCGGGAGAGATTTCACTTTCACATAACGGAGTTTTATTTTTAGATGAATTACCCGAATTTAAACGTAGTGTTTTAGAAGTGATGCGACAGCCTTTAGAAGATCGCGAGGTTACCATTTCTAGAGCTAGGTTTACAGTAACTTATCCTTCCAGTTTTATGTTGGTTGCTAGTATGAATCCCAGCCCAGGAGGTTATTTTAATGATCCAGATGCCCCGGTAACTTCTTCACCAGCCGAAATGCAACGCTATTTAAGTAAAATAAGCGGTCCTCTTTTGGATCGAATAGACATTCACATTGAAGTTACTCCGGTTCCATTCGATAAACTTAGCGAAGAAAGAAAAGGAGAAAACAGTATCGATATTAGAAAACGAGTAACTAAAGCCAGAGAACTACAGACTCAAAGATTTCTAGAGTACGAAAATATACATTATAATTCGCAAATGGGAACTAAGCAAATATCAAGATTTTGTCGTTTGGATTCGGCTTCAAAAGATTTATTAAAATCGGCAATGGAGCGCTTAAATCTTTCTGCAAGAGCTTATGATCGAATATTAAAGGTCTCCAGAACAATAGCCGATTTAGAAGCTTCCGAAGAAATTAAAGCAATGCACATAAGCGAAGCCATTCAATATCGAAGTTTAGATAGAGAGGGTTGGTTGGGCTAA
- a CDS encoding DUF2891 domain-containing protein: MKKIVLVFAAFSLFSCKKETASDPEQKEETSSDSLIDVEAITETINPETTVEFTLEEANRLAELPLECVETQYPNKLSQTLENAEAMGEPKELHPAFFGCFDWHSSVHGHWSLVALLKRFPNLDKADEIREKLKASLTSENIKAEVDYFKRPQALSYERTYGWAWLLKLAEELKTWDDPMATQLDKNLQPLTDLIVSRYLEFLPKLNYPIRVGEHTNTAFGLGFAYDYALAANNRDLQEIISKRAKDFYLKDDNCPIAWEPSGYDFFSPCLEEVDIMRRIMPKNAFFLWIEDFMPELMEKDFSIEVGEVSDRSDGKLVHLDGLNFSRAWVFNGLADTYPEKFGHLSSLAENHLSYSFPNLVGDSYEGGHWLGTFAIYALSRDK, from the coding sequence ATGAAAAAAATAGTGCTTGTTTTTGCAGCTTTTAGTCTTTTTTCCTGCAAAAAAGAAACAGCTAGTGATCCAGAGCAAAAAGAGGAAACCTCATCTGATTCTTTAATTGATGTAGAGGCAATTACAGAAACTATAAACCCTGAAACTACTGTCGAATTTACGCTAGAAGAAGCAAATCGTCTTGCTGAACTTCCGTTAGAATGTGTTGAAACACAATATCCTAATAAATTAAGCCAAACGCTGGAAAATGCCGAAGCTATGGGAGAACCTAAAGAATTGCATCCTGCATTTTTTGGTTGTTTCGATTGGCATAGTTCTGTACATGGACATTGGTCTTTAGTGGCACTTTTAAAACGTTTTCCTAATCTTGATAAAGCAGACGAAATTCGCGAAAAATTAAAAGCATCATTAACATCCGAGAATATCAAAGCTGAAGTCGATTACTTTAAAAGACCTCAGGCTTTGAGTTATGAGCGTACTTACGGCTGGGCTTGGTTATTGAAACTTGCAGAAGAATTAAAAACCTGGGATGATCCGATGGCAACTCAACTCGACAAAAATTTGCAACCGCTTACCGACTTAATTGTTTCAAGATATTTAGAATTTTTACCAAAATTAAATTATCCAATTAGGGTAGGAGAGCACACAAACACTGCTTTTGGTTTAGGTTTCGCTTATGACTATGCGTTAGCTGCTAACAATAGAGACCTGCAAGAAATTATTTCCAAAAGGGCCAAAGATTTTTATTTGAAAGATGATAATTGCCCCATTGCTTGGGAGCCTAGTGGGTATGATTTTTTTTCGCCCTGTTTGGAAGAGGTAGATATTATGAGAAGAATTATGCCTAAAAATGCATTTTTTCTATGGATAGAGGATTTTATGCCAGAACTGATGGAAAAAGATTTTTCTATTGAAGTAGGAGAAGTTTCTGATAGGAGTGATGGTAAGCTTGTACACTTAGATGGCTTAAACTTTAGTCGCGCCTGGGTTTTTAATGGTTTAGCCGATACTTATCCAGAAAAATTTGGGCATTTAAGCTCGCTTGCGGAAAATCATTTATCTTATTCTTTTCCTAATTTGGTAGGAGATTCTTACGAAGGTGGACACTGGTTAGGAACTTTTGCAATTTATGCTTTAAGCAGAGATAAATAA
- a CDS encoding Nramp family divalent metal transporter: MKNYLKELGPGVLVSAAFIGPGTVTACTLAGVNFGYSLLWALLLSIFSCIILQEMAARLGVVSQKGLSDNIRAEIKNPLSRFLALALIFSAIVIGNAAYEAGNITGAVLGLEAVFGEQHVSLLNFEVNLWSLAIGAVAFAILWVGSYKVLEKIFIALVILMSLAFIITSIFIKPDITEILNGFIPNNISTGILGVIALVGTTVVPYNLFLHASLVSEKWKGKKYLKTAKIELIIAIVLGGIVSMAILICGGASGLKGVNNAVDLAEGLKPVFGDFASWFMAIGLLSAGITSSITAPLAAAYVVKGCLGWQTNLKSGKFKVVWASVVILGVFCSSLKIQPIQLIQFAQIANGILLPVIAIFLFWVVNKTSVLGDYKNTLTQNIFGFIVIAIAVFLGAKSIYTVL, encoded by the coding sequence TTGAAGAATTATCTCAAAGAACTAGGTCCGGGAGTCTTAGTTTCTGCGGCTTTTATAGGACCAGGAACTGTAACGGCCTGTACATTGGCAGGTGTTAACTTTGGCTATTCTTTACTTTGGGCATTATTACTTTCCATTTTTTCATGTATCATCTTGCAGGAAATGGCGGCCAGGTTGGGTGTAGTTTCTCAAAAAGGATTAAGCGATAATATTCGAGCCGAGATTAAAAATCCTTTATCGCGATTCCTTGCTCTTGCTTTAATTTTTTCAGCAATTGTTATTGGTAACGCAGCTTACGAAGCCGGTAATATTACCGGAGCTGTTTTGGGATTAGAGGCCGTTTTTGGTGAGCAACATGTAAGTTTATTAAATTTTGAAGTAAATCTTTGGAGTCTCGCTATAGGAGCGGTAGCTTTTGCAATTCTTTGGGTAGGAAGTTATAAAGTTTTAGAGAAGATTTTTATCGCGTTGGTCATATTAATGAGCCTCGCATTTATTATTACCTCTATATTCATAAAACCTGATATTACTGAAATTTTAAATGGATTTATACCTAATAATATTTCTACCGGAATTTTAGGGGTCATCGCTTTGGTAGGAACTACTGTAGTGCCTTACAATTTGTTTTTGCACGCTTCGTTGGTTAGTGAAAAATGGAAAGGAAAAAAGTATCTTAAAACAGCTAAAATCGAATTGATCATTGCGATAGTTTTGGGCGGAATCGTTTCTATGGCGATCTTAATTTGCGGTGGAGCTTCTGGATTAAAAGGCGTAAACAATGCGGTAGATCTGGCCGAAGGTTTAAAACCTGTTTTTGGAGATTTTGCCTCCTGGTTTATGGCTATTGGTCTATTATCCGCCGGGATTACCTCTTCGATCACAGCGCCACTTGCGGCCGCTTATGTGGTAAAAGGTTGTTTGGGATGGCAAACTAATCTTAAGTCGGGTAAATTTAAGGTAGTCTGGGCAAGTGTGGTCATTTTGGGCGTATTTTGCTCGTCTTTAAAGATTCAGCCAATACAATTAATTCAGTTTGCACAAATTGCTAACGGAATATTACTTCCGGTCATTGCGATTTTCCTATTTTGGGTAGTGAATAAAACCTCAGTATTAGGTGATTACAAAAATACACTTACTCAAAACATTTTTGGTTTTATCGTGATTGCTATAGCTGTATTTTTGGGAGCAAAATCAATCTACACAGTTTTATAA